A single region of the Gopherus evgoodei ecotype Sinaloan lineage chromosome 3, rGopEvg1_v1.p, whole genome shotgun sequence genome encodes:
- the SOD2 gene encoding superoxide dismutase [Mn], mitochondrial, with the protein MAMLCRLAPRGRSCTQLIAALGCSASRQKHTLPDLPYDYGALQPHISAEIMLLHHSKHHATYVNNLNVAEEKYKEALAKGDVTAQVSLQPALKFNGGGHINHTIFWTNLSPNGGGEPQGELMEAIKRDFGSFGNFKEKLTAVSVGVQGSGWGWLGFNQDQGHLQVTACYNQDPLQGTTGLIPLLGIDVWEHAYYLQYKNVRPDYLKAIWNVISWENVSARYTACKK; encoded by the exons ATGGCCATGCTGTGCCGCCTGGCTCCCCGGGGCAG GAGTTGCACTCAGCTAATTGCAGCTTTGGGATGTTCGGCCTCCAGGCAAAAACACACTCTTCCTGACTTGCCTTATGACTATGGTGCTCTGCAACCCCACATCAGTGCAGAAATCATGCTGCTACACCACAGCAAACATCATGCTACTTATGTGAATAATCTGAATGTTGCAGAGGAGAAATATAAAGAGGCATTGGCAAAAG GTGATGTTACAGCTCAGGTGTCTCTTCAACCTGCACTAAAGTTCAATGGTGGGGGTCATATCAACCACACCATCTTCTGGACAAACCTTTCTCCTAATGGGGGAGGAGAGCCTCAAG GGGAACTGATGGAAGCCATCAAACGTGACTTTGGCTCCTTTGGAAACTTCAAGGAGAAGCTGACGGCAGTATCGGTTGGTGTTCAaggctcaggatgggggtggctTGGTTTTAACCAGGACCAAGGCCACCTGCAGGTCACTGCTTGTTACAATCAAGACCCTCTGCAAGGAACAACag GTCTTATTCCTCTGTTAGGAATTGATGTGTGGGAGCATGCTTATTATCTTCAATATAAAAATGTTAGACCTGACTATCTAAAAGCTATCTGGAATGTGATCAGCTGGGAGAATGTATCTGCAAGATACACAGCTTGCAAAAAATAA